The genomic interval TCCAGTTCGATTGAGCCAATAGATTGGCCAAGTCGGCGCAATCATCGACGAGCAAGTCGCAAAGGTAACAAAAGGGAAATGTCTGAATCAAGACATTGGCAAAAAACATAACCGAGGATAAGCCTCGCAGCAGACCagagaaatataaaatgttaatcAATGTAAATCCCAGTACAATGCCGATGAGTAGAAACTGTATAAAAATTGTGAACGACATGACGGGGCGCAATAATTCACAGCACCTAAATGCAAAATGATAATAGAAAGAATATCAGTCTATAACATAAATTTGACATACTCACCGAAGGATCGACTTGTGATAGGTAATGCAACCGACGAGCTCATCATAGCTCTCAGCCTCTTTCTTGAGCGGATCGGTGCGCAGACTACGAATATGATCCTTCAGCACATCCATATGAGcccgaaatatatataagaacaGTATGGTATATGTATCCATAATCAATATTATGGACGCCGTCAAAATCATGGCCGAAAACtctaaaattatttgcatcCACAAAGTGTCCTTTCCGCTGCGCCAATCGAAGAATGGATTGTAGGCTAGCCAGGGTGGTTGGTTGTTTACCACACCAGCTATAACGTCGGATATCGTATAGCCCAGGTAAAGGTTGAAGTAAACCATAAATATGTAGTTCGAATCGGCAACAGCCTTGTGGATTTTTCTACGATCACTGTTGCTGTGCAGTCGCTCATCCAAGGTATCAAGAATCGATCTCGTCTCGTGCAGACGTGTTAggtaaaaaaacataaaaatattctttagcGAGGTCCCGAATAGGTTTGAGCACATTTGAAGCACACCCAGGAATTCGCCGGGAGTAAAGTTCTTTGAGTCTAGAATAAGGCTGAAAAGAAGGCCAAGTGGTAGACAAAATGTTGAAGAGGCAAATACGATGCACGCCCAACACTGATACAGATATCGCCTCCAGCCATGCTCAGGGGGAATCCAACCAACGAACTTCATAATCCGATACAAATAGGCACAACCCTCCCTGGAACGTATAGGAGCGGCCAAAGGAGCTGGAGTGGTTAGTTTAAATATTCCGGGCATTGCAACTGAGACTGTGCGAAAAAGCGGAACGTGGCTAGCTTATATAGACTTTAAGGATACCCTTGGTAGGAGACCAGCTGGTTAGTTCGCGCGATTAAAGGTGTCCTTCGCAAGCCGGGACTTGGAAATTGGCCTGTAATTAGGGACATCGATATGTCAATCATTTGCGACTCTTCAAGGTCAACCTTCCGTGGAGGGCATTTAGCAATGGAGACTGAATAAAAAGTAAGGAGAGTATACTGAAATTGTTACAAATCTGGTTTTTGGTCGAAAGCAAGTTGGGCATAAAAAAGCATGCAACGCTGTCATATATGTTAGTTAGATATCTAAGCTTCTAACTGCCAAAAGAGTGAATTTCGCAGCAATGAGTATGTgattaaaaacgaaaaagaactAGGATATTACAAATTACCATGTTCGATTTGTCAATTACAAGACTAGCTGTATGACAGACGCCCCTATGAAGTTTGGCGTTCAAGCCCCACCCAGTAAAGTCTAAAGAATAATACTTTTTTCTGttctttaaatgcaaatgagtATATGTTCCCTTAAATAAATACCCTTAGATATCTTTAGACTCGTACATGCTGTGCTCAAATCGAGTTATTTAAATCGGTCAGCAAGATTAATTTCTTTTACTATAGTCATAACGCTGAACGCAAACTTGGCCATCTGAAAGTCGTAATTAATCATAAGATATTttacattaataaataaatctacCCACCTTAACTTTGTTGCTCAATGAGATGGGAAAGATGCCCccagcaataaataatatattctgCTGCACGTTTTGCAAAAAAATCCTCAACGTTGACTTGCATCTCTTCCCAGCATCAATCCAGTTCGATTGAGACAATAGATTGGCCAAGTCTGTGCAATCATCAATGAGCGAATCGCAGAGGTAGCAAAAGGGAAAAGTTTCAACCAGGACACTTGCAAAAAATATAACCGAGGATAAGCCTCGGAATAGTCCAGAGAAATATAGGATGTTAATCAAAGTAAGTCCCAGCACAAAGCCAATCAGCAGAaactttataaaaattgtgCACGACATAACTGGACGCAATAACTCACAGCCTCTGCTTAAAAATATAGAAGATATTAATGAGAAAGAAAATGGGATATGCTCAAACTTACTGAAGAATCAACTTCTGGTAGGAGATGCAGTTCACGAGCTCGTCGTAGTTTTCAGCCTCTGTCTTAAGCGGATCGGTGCGCAGACTTTGAATGTGATTCTTAAGCACATCGAGGTGAGCTcgaaaaatatttagaaacATTATGGGATATGTATCGATAATAAGTATCACAGAAGCCATTAAGAAAATCGCCATGAACTCAAGGAAAGATTGCGACCACAAGCTGAGCATTCCCTTGCGCCAATCAAAGAGTGGGTTGAACATTTGCCATGGTGGCTGGCTATTTGCTACTCCGGCAACAAAATCAGATACCGTATAGCCCAGGTAAAGTTTGCCATAGACCAAGAAGATGCAGTTCGAGTCGGCAACAGCTTTCTGTATCCTTCTACGATCGCTGTCGCTGCGCAGTCGCTCGTCTAGGGTATCAAGAATCGATGTCGTCTCTTAAAGACGCGCTaggaaaaataacaaaacgatACTTTTCAGCGAAGCTCCGAATAGGTTTGAACAATTTTGAAGTACGCTAAGAAACTCTCCAGATGTAAAGCTCTTTGAGTCAATTATAAGGCTGAGCATGAGGCCGATTGgtatataaattgttgaataAGCAAACACGAAGCACGCCCAATATAGGTACAAATATCGCCTCAAGCCCTGCTCAGGTGGAATCCAGCCAACGAACACCATGCCACAATACATATAGGCACAACTCTGCCTGGAACGTATCCGAACTGAAAGCGGAGCGGGATATGTTAGTTTTAATATTCCGGTCATTGCATGTGCAACTGCGGGCAGATAGCTATACACTGAGCCTTTATACTAAATCCATAAATACCGATTAGTGAATAAATGTGGGATTTGGCCAGGTGTCTATTTGCCGCGACTGGAGGTGTTCGTCATGCACTTTGATTGTTCTTTAATTGTGgcaggagtatagcaaaatgcctaattataatcaaattggaaatgttatttattaattatattgcaaaattattaaatatagtCCGATGGCATACAAACGAAAATCCAGTTGCAAATTCAGGTTGGTGTGTCTGGAAGTAATGCCAAGACTGAAAGTTGTACGCATATATATGGATAAATAACTAGAATAACCCGTCTTTGCCCGTGGCACGTATAGGTTAAGTTttctcaaaaagctttgaaaattttCTGAAAGTGAACCAATAACTTTCATACAATcttttccgccaatttaccactgtCGCGGGTAAAACTTCCCAAATCACTGAAACAcatattcattaagttcttatgtaaggctttgaaaattagtttgaagcaaattggaAACAACTTAAAATTATTCCAACAaatctttgaatcgcatttATACTGAGGAGTCTTGGATTCCGCGAAgagtgtgaaacacgtctcaaattcATATCCACGGATCTATGGGTTTTTAACACCCAAGGAggaattgatttgattgaaaAGTGCGAAACTCCCCTCAAATGAATTGGATTGGATTGGAGTTTTCGCGATTTGTTCACACTTGCGGTTGGAATTGCCCGAAACCCCATCATCACGTCCACCTTCATCACAAGAGGAAACTATTGTGAAAATGTCTGCTTCCTACAGGTTGAAATCGCTAGATTAACTCGGCTACTGGAGCTGATCATACTTTTGcacaaaattattataccctttgtAGGCATTTTAAGTGGGTTAAGAATATAATAGcatacaattaaaatatttccgTGTTCTTTCTCCATTAAAAACCTACGCAACAAATTGGCAGCACTCGATCATGTACAAGTGCTGCCAATTACTGCAAAAAGTGTTAAGTTAAGAGCTGTTCAAATTGTTGCACCTGACAGCTGTTGCAATTTAATAAAGATTGACAGCTCTTCAAAGTACTCTTTTGGGGCAGGGCACATGGAGCTTAGTTTCTGGTTGCATTTGCTTGAGTGTTTCGTTGCCGCACTTTGATGAATTTGAAGTAACTTAGTTGCATGTTGCTGCCAGATTTGCCGCAAAAGCGGCTGATCAATTTGGCTGCTAGTTGAACGACAAAATAGAGCTGCCAGATTATTgtaatttgcacaaatttacACGCAAGTTAAAAGACTGGGCGTGATCGCCGAACCTGGTTCTATAGTCTTAAGCTGCCGTAGTTGATAAACACTTAACTAAcgtggatatatatatttatatataaatagatatacacacacataacttACTTGTATCTAATGTAGCATAGCTGTAAGTAGCTCAAAGAATTGCAAAGTTGCGTGCAAATTAGTTgccaattaaaatatacaCTCATTAAACTAATCCATAGACCTAACATGCATATTAACTAACATGAAaactaaatattatatttaaaaaaaaaaaatccaaaagcATCAACTAAACATTTTAGCGTGACTGTACAAAGATATGCATTGAACACATTAGCTGATTAATCAttattatttctatatttttttagatttatttcttgaacaatt from Drosophila virilis strain 15010-1051.87 chromosome 2, Dvir_AGI_RSII-ME, whole genome shotgun sequence carries:
- the LOC138910863 gene encoding odorant receptor 59b-like gives rise to the protein MPGIFKLTTPAPLAAPIRSREGCAYLYRIMKFVGWIPPEHGWRRYLYQCWACIVFASSTFCLPLGLLFSLILDSKNFTPGEFLGVLQMCSNLFGTSLKNIFMFFYLTRLHETRSILDTLDERLHSNSDRRKIHKAVADSNYIFMVYFNLYLGYTISDVIAGVVNNQPPWLAYNPFFDWRSGKDTLWMQIILEFSAMILTASIILIMDTYTILFLYIFRAHMDVLKDHIRSLRTDPLKKEAESYDELVGCITYHKSILRCCELLRPVMSFTIFIQFLLIGIVLGFTLINILYFSGLLRGLSSVMFFANVLIQTFPFCYLCDLLVDDCADLANLLAQSNWIDAGKKYKSTLKIFMQHVQKPIIFIAGGLFPISLNSNIKVAKFAFSVMTIVQQMDLAARFK